In the genome of Chthonomonadales bacterium, the window CCGTTCGGATCACCGTGTCGGCCTGCGCCGCGTTGATGGTGAAAGGCTTCTCGCACACAACCGGCTTTCCTCGCTCCAGGCACAGGAGCATGTTCTCGTAGTGGAAAGGATGCGGCGTGGCGATGTAGACGATGTCCACCTCGGGGTCATCGGCCAGGGCCTCGTAGCCCACGTGGCGGCGAGGCACGCCGAACTGCTCGCCAAAGGCGTCGGCGCGCTCCCGCGTGCGAGAGGCCACCGCCTCCAGGCGGGCGCCGGACGCCGAGCGCAACCCGGTCGCGAACGCGCGGGCGATACTGCCGGGGCCAAGCACGCCCCAGCGGACGATCTCAGCGGACAAGAGCGTGCTCTCCTTTCGTGCCGGCGTCGAGGCGGGCCCAATGACGTCGACAGCGCAACCGGTCACGGATGGTGCTCTGGCAAGCCCCGTTGGCAAGCGGCCCGCCGTGCTTACGCCGGCCGAAGGGAGCGCACCGCCTGAAGGACCTCCGCCACGTGCCCGTCCACCTTCACCTTGCGGAAGACCTTGCGCACGGTTCCCTCCCCGTCGATCACGAAGGTCGTGCGCTCGATGCCCATATACTTGCGACCGTAGTTGTTCTTCTCCACCCACACCCCGTAGAGCGAGGCCACGCGGGCGCCCTCGTCCGAGAGCAGCGTGAACGGCAAGCCATGCTTCTCCGCGAACCGGCGATGGGAGCTCACGCTGTCCGGGCTGACCCCGAGCACCACGACCTCCTCGCCCTGGAGGACACCCAGGTTATCGCGGAAGCTGCAGGCCTCCTTCGTGCAACCGGG includes:
- the bcp gene encoding thioredoxin-dependent thiol peroxidase, translating into MASAELEGAPPSRPAEGQPAPDFTLPAADGATIHLADLRGRIVVLYFYPRDDTPGCTKEACSFRDNLGVLQGEEVVVLGVSPDSVSSHRRFAEKHGLPFTLLSDEGARVASLYGVWVEKNNYGRKYMGIERTTFVIDGEGTVRKVFRKVKVDGHVAEVLQAVRSLRPA